The Culex pipiens pallens isolate TS chromosome 2, TS_CPP_V2, whole genome shotgun sequence DNA window GTCTTTTTTACGGAAATGGCCTAATCTCAGCGGattttcaactaatttttatgctccgggttgcattcgacCTTTACTTTGTTCCAGCACAAATTCAAACACTAGAATATTTTTCCTATAAATGCGTCACGAATAAATTTTCGCAAAGTTAtgagaatttgaattttgacaaaaaattgccTATCTCGTTCATTTTGTCCAACCCCTGTACCTAAATGTATGCATCACAAATGTTTCGGATTGAAGAACAACACAGTAACAGACATCACTTACATTCACAATGGAGCTCTTTTTTGCTAAGCAGCCTTTATTCGCTAAAAAAAAACCACACAACAAATCATGTGCTTATTCCGATTTGGACGCCTTTTTCGGATCCCAGGCTTCAACTTTCGGGCGGGTTGTCGAGTACGGCATATATTGATCTAAAAGACAAGAAATGAGAATTTTACAAACAACTTCAAACCAACCAGCGCCGTCAAGCTCACTCTTGGTTCCGGACAGGTTCTCGCTGTGGTCCATCATCCAGGGGTACTGCGCACGGCTACCGTCCCGGTTCGGCGGCAGGTCCGTCTTGTAGTGCATCCATCCGAACCAGTCGGCCGGAATCTGCGAGCCGTCGTACTCCAGGTTGAAGTGGGGCGCGTACTCAACCCACCGGTTGCGACCGTAAAACTGGGACGGATCCTCAAAGTACTTGTTGCCGTACTTGTCCTGGCCCACCATCCGGCCGGCTTTCATCTCGTCCATCCTGTGCGGGGAGGAacgttttatttgtttgttattATTGTTCCGACCGCGGAGCAAAGTTACATAAGCAACAAAAGAGGGGTGAAACTCACCTGTAAAGCTTGTACAAACTGGCCCGGATGCCACCGTTGTCGGACACGTACTTCATCAGCTTGCCCAGCTTGTCCAGACCGACGTAACGAGCCATCGTTGGTGCTGCTGGGGGGAGAAATAACTTGGATTAATTTCGATTTGTGAAGCTGCTAAATTTCGAACCAACTTTTTGCGATTCCGCGATGCAAACTGAATGAAATGTCATCAGCTGGTTGCTGTCAAAGATTCGTCGGTAAAGTAGATTTTTGTTTGTACTAAAACGCGTAATATCTGTGGACGTGTTCCTGTTATGCACCGAGAAAAATCAACAATCGGAATCGGAAAGGAATCATCCCGCATAATAAATACATTCCGAACACACACCAACTTAAGGTCGTACACTGAAAGTCAAAAGTATCCGGCATAATATATTCGGAACTTTGTTCGGAACACATTTAAACTTAAGTTCGTAGATTTTCACTCTTGAAGCAATAACTGTCAATGATAATAACTTCATGTCAAGCAGAAGATGAAATGCTAAACCTGGATCCATTCCACCCGACTGACGACGTCCACAGGATGGCTAAAATGGAGTTGATCGACGATTGGCTCCAGCGAGTGCTACCGAAGTTCTGGATGGGGTGCGTCACCTCAGTCAATCCCCTGCTGCAGCGGTTGTCCCCTTGAGCTGTGATATTAGAATAAGTAACGcctcctttcctctaactatcccacatctattagctatttcgaaggttatttttgcatttttttccttctctgtccaaTTCGTTCTCTTTAGTAAgagtaaactctctccccattaagaacaaatcagctgttgaaaggtagtccatatctcagctcaggataacaactgcaccaatgtatttgttaaagcaaccaaataaatgaaactgtcaatgatggttcttaCACAGAGTTACTCTGTGGTTCTTATTCAGGGTCCATCAGTttggttttacgccgactcgatttggaggttacaaaggagtgcactgtttacatggacctGGACATggagaccatgtaaacagtgcacacgagctgtcaaatgacgtcacggcaTAAAACCTAATAggcgatcaaacgtcaaaattacccaCCACTAGAAggcgctgaaacttggggtgatgtttaCATTATATTCTAAAGAGAGCAAatcggtttgaaatttgaaattgatttattttatcgtCAAAACGaaatttgtaaaacattataccattttaaggtaagaaaTAAAGAGATACAAACAAAAGtatttttgtgatggccgaTTTTAATTGTtcattatttgattaaaaattaggaaattttacaATCAACCAAAACCTCATTCATTAGTTTAGAAAGTAGATTATTCATGTGGActaatacttttaaagttatttttaccataaaagcaaaactctgtctcaaatatttaaattggattgattttcaaaattagcaatccaataaaaatggcaacttagcaaaaaattcaaaaagtcaatcgataatactttttatttattacCTCCTGTTGACTTTATTTTTAtccaaaagttttgttttcataaaaaaatcttaaaacaggGGAGTCCCTTTGCACTTATCTtgcaaaaacgtaaacgtaactGTAGTGTCCTAGACTTCCTGTGCTCACTCCGATCATCACCGATTCgcgatcaaaagctcaaaaattccgacagatggcgcaaagcatcgaagaatgacgattcagattttcgctgttcggttacataggaatgcaaacttaaaattgaatttacagctcatagaacaacttttgagaaaaaattcaagtagtacgattgttaactctttgccctctataaattaacgcaataaaaaaaatatttgaaataaaataattttgaaaaaataatattgtttaaaatgatagagcttaaaaagttaacaaagtatcagctcgaatttttgctcaaaagttgttttgaacgctggaatttaacaaaacagaattcgcatacataacctcaaagggcggaaatttcaatcgacattcttcgttCTGTTCTGCTACTtaacactaggtgtcgcatgtcgtttggctcttgaacggcaatgGCCTTCATCCCGTCCGCCCGCTAGCCATCGGTTCGCGTTGTCGTTTCCCGTCCGCTCCGGCCGGTGGCTTTCTCTCGACTAAAATAACCACGCGCTCTTATGTCAGAATCTAACACAAAGGCTTGCACGCAAGGTGTGGTGCAAACGCGATATGCATGCAAGGTGTGGTGCAATATAAATACAAGTTCGGCGACTTGCATCGCATAGGACCCTACACCCCCATCTTAccttaataaaaaacaaataactgtcaAATCTACAGATGACTCTATTCTTGAACGTACCTTCAAACATAACATTTCTACTCTCTCCACGAACTTGCTTCAGGCTAATATATTGTATAACCAAATAAAGAATACTTTAATTGTTAGGTAAGAAATAAGCGCATTAAAACTCATAAGCCATTCTTCACCTttcctttcaattcaaaatcaaataatcAACAAACAGTTATTGTAATCCTGTACACTTCTCTCCAagatgaagttatttttttaaaatgaattcttCGACTTCCtttaagtaaaatccatttaacATTTGAAGCTCGTTTTGAtatttctcgcttacttttttttttaaaggtcttatttacataggaaacccatggcgcattggttgttttgaaaaagtaatctagatttGATCTTCTTAATCTTAAGATTAACAGCTGAACAAGAATGAAGCCTTTTTTTCTATGCTCCATCTCAGACGGGCTCGTAGATGTCTATGAGATGTTTCGTTGGCAAAACTAAATTAGCCAAAACTTCAATACCGACGCATGTCTAGTAAATATCTCGATGAAATGTCCGATGTGGGCAGCATTTTGACTGGGACGTTTAAA harbors:
- the LOC120414748 gene encoding NADH dehydrogenase [ubiquinone] 1 alpha subcomplex subunit 12; the protein is MARYVGLDKLGKLMKYVSDNGGIRASLYKLYRMDEMKAGRMVGQDKYGNKYFEDPSQFYGRNRWVEYAPHFNLEYDGSQIPADWFGWMHYKTDLPPNRDGSRAQYPWMMDHSENLSGTKNQYMPYSTTRPKVEAWDPKKASKSE